A stretch of Primulina tabacum isolate GXHZ01 chromosome 13, ASM2559414v2, whole genome shotgun sequence DNA encodes these proteins:
- the LOC142522985 gene encoding uncharacterized protein LOC142522985, with protein MTGNQKAQPQKVPPSRRKPLHTLPGYQPCRENLGQWAIQQYSVSEEEARTTRWRNPWFPGRKTAQDSRNQPIRIISHRSLPNSGSSTSSTVTPRPRKYLPRTTIMPKTPLQISYRRPYQAIKQMAIIGISGSNFSSCVDVESGDADNACEKGVIDSQSLKNGDTLQDIEVDDMSPETSKSMSVKRFKFSPGMLIKQSQDDGIDEMTWRISPVNERLRAITKHSPGKIRVLGDSSRFNSLNFQQCSMKKMQTSPGMSSELQKEA; from the exons ATGACGGGAAACCAAAAAGCCCAACCACAAAAAGTTCCGCCCTCGAGGAGAAAGCCATTACACACACTACCAGGCTACCAGCCGTGTAGAGAGAATCTTGGACAATGGGCGATCCAGCAATATAGCGTGAGTGAAGAAGAAGCACGCACTACTCGTTGGAGGAATCCATGGTTCCCaggaagaaaaacagctcaggaCTCAAGAAATCAACCAATCAGAATCATCAGCCATCGCAGCCTTCCAAATTCGGGATCCAGCACTTCTTCGACCGTCACTCCCAGACCCAGAAAATACTTACCCAGAACAACAATAATGCCGAAAACCCCCCTTCAAATTTCGTACCGCCGCCCATACCAAGCCATCAAACAAATGGCAATTATCGG TATTTCTGGAAGCAATTTCTCAAGCTGTGTTGACGTGGAATCTGGAGACGCCGATAATGCTTGTGAAAAGGGGGTCATTGATTCCCAAAGTTTGAAAAATGGGGATACTTTGCAGGATATTGAGGTGGATGACATGTCACCCGAGACCTCCAAATCCATGTCTGTTAAACGTTTCAAGTTTTCACCTGGAATG TTAATCAAGCAAAGTCAGGATGACGGAATAGATGAAATGACTTGGAGAATATCTCCAGTAAATGAGAGGCTTCGTGCAATTACTAAACATTCACCAGGAAAAATCAGGGTATTGGGAGATTCTTCAAGGTTTAATTCACTGAATTTTCAGCAGTGTTCGATGAAAAAG ATGCAAACTTCGCCTGGCATGTCATCAGAATTACAAAAGGAAGCCTAG